Part of the Diceros bicornis minor isolate mBicDic1 chromosome 17, mDicBic1.mat.cur, whole genome shotgun sequence genome is shown below.
ACAGGACACTCTCTGCTTCATGGAGGTGCTTTTTTTCTGGAAACTATTTGAATCTGGATTGGGTGAAAGTTTGTGATTCATCATGATAATTTAAGTCAGATTTCCATTaataagatattattattattattattgaataagAATTACCTCAAGTGGACTGCCCATTTATTTCTGTCCTAAACTTTCGTGATTAATCTCCTATAACAGAGGTAAAGCTCTAtggattatcatttttattaccaCTCTGGATAGGCTTCTGCAAACTGTACGGTAAGTTGGTGTCATCATTCCAATTAAGGGAGACATTAACAGGGGTGCTTAAGGGATGCTTCAATAGCAGCACCTCCCACTTTAATCATCAaccccacttcttcttttcctcaattaaaaaaaaacaagacattgTATTTGTTTCAGCCCTGGGTGTCTTATGGAATAGTGTTTTCAGGTTAATGAGTAGTTTGAACATGTTCAATATATTCCAACCTTTCTATCTCACCCATCTATTGATTTAAGACTCTATATTAAGGAATCTATGGTATTTCagcttttcttttgttattggTTAACTTTGAATCATCAGTTTATCAATCACCTGAGAATCCAGTGGAACTTCTCCCAGCTACTCAAAGTGACATGGCGCACCCAGAATTTCTGATAGATGCACTCATTTCAATAAATTCAGCACAATGTAAAATTATGTTTCTTCTTCCCTGGACATGTGCCATGAGAATCCATTCAAACATAAGTTCCcatatttatgttaaaataaattagcaaattAGTTAAATTAGCacgatgtacagcatggtgactatagttaataatactgtgttgtatatttgaaagttgctaagagagtagatcttaaaagttctcatgacaagaaaaaaatttgtaactatgtagtgatggatgttaactagaattattgtgatgatcattttgtaATTTACACagatatcgaatcattatgttgtacacctgaaactaacacaatgttatatatgtcaattatatctcacaaagtaaataaataaaaagaatttttaaaaaaaggaaacaaaacagagGGAATTCTAAACATCAATATTGTTCCGGCTTTGGAAAAGACAGCCACTCCATGACTTTGATGGTTGTACCACAATTTAAATCCACAATAAGCCTCCCTGAAGCTCTCAGCCTTCCTCTGCTGGTTCTCGACTTTGCTGGAAACACCCTGAGTCCTACCATGCCTGAATCTTTGGcctcctgcagccacaggaggaaGCCTCTTGGTGCTGTCTCTCCTCTCCAgtgcctccagcaggagaactgAAGGATAAGAGCTCCACCACATTCCTGCCCCTACTCTGTTCTTTCCTCTGACGTCACCTTTTCCTCTGCCAGGGAGAAGCAGGCCTTGTAATGCTTTGAGCAGTGTCCCTGCCCCCTGAAAACTCCCCAGACCAGCCCACTTATTCCCCATGTGTCTAGTCAGCCCAGCCATGAGGATCTGGGGATGGGCTTGCTCGTAGTGGGAAGAATTTTGAATCCCAGCATTTCAGAGACCAAAGATAATCTTtatgtttctttattgttgttgctttttgtttggtttggtttggtttcatCATCTTAATTggtaatacatattttttaattagaaataacTTGTAAAACTTTTAATAAGTAAGGCTTTTCCTTCTTATTTGGGGCATGCTCACCATCTCCTGGATAAGGCCAGACTCTGATACAGCTTATACGACTGAGAATAGTCTAGGAGTGGTGAATGCCCACGTAAGGAGAAATTTAAAGCTAACTCCTTCATGTGAGGTGACTGCAGAGTTTCTAAACAATGCATGGCCAGCTTCATGAAGCAGAAGGAGATGGATCCTACTGTTCACAAGGGAGTCTAAGTGGTGCTTTCAAACTGAGGTACTCACAGTTATCCGAATCCACAGAGCTGCTTTCATTGTGATTCTCAGTCCCCACTCTTTCTCAATCAGTACACTAGCATTCCCATTAGACATGTGGAGAGGTTGTGAATTAAACCAATTTTATAATTAAGGAACCTGTAGGAACAGGATTTAATATTGGCTATGTCATCTCGTCAGTTATGAGATAATTGAAATGTTATAAAGGTCTGTTTTCTCTCCTTACGTTCTCTAATACATTTGGAAGCAGCTAGCCCATTGCATAAGCCTTGTATCCATTATTCAAGTTTATTCAATCTTGCATTTAATTCTAGGTGAGCTCTGCCTTGTTAATGTGAACTGTGGACTGCCAGTGTTTGATTGTCTAATGGAATCATCAGTGACTTCAGACCAAACCAGATTAATTCATTGGTCCCAGATTCTTACTGTTTTGAGAGCCTGTTACGTGGATATGCTCTCTATAGAGAATTCACCCTAGCTAGTTAAACATAAACTTATTTAATATAGAGTAATGAGTGGGTTAAGGAATTATCAAGAGCTGAAAGCAGAATTTAGGATGAGCTTCCTGGAATAATCTCAAAGCCACTTCCCGAAATTTAGTCTCCATGAGACCTGCTCCTCAGCAATCTAGTACTATCACTACAAGATTTAGGGTCGCCTGCATCTACAATTATCTACACCAGCAATATAGATGCTTAACTATAACTAGGTTTAAAGTTCATATCTTTTATGGGTATATCCGATTGGCGGAACTAAAATCACATTTAGAATCCTGGCTTCAAGGACAACTGAAAATGTGGTCTTTGCAGTCTCTGCGTATAGGTAGATTTATCTGAAGGAGTTTGGAAGATGCAAAATGAGTAagttcataataaaaagttttcagAGTAGTGATATCCAAAAGAGAAGCCTAAATTATTCACACcaataaattaagtaaaaattattGTAATTCTCAATATACAGATGAGGGAGACCATGTAATGTACTATACAAGGACTGTTGTCCCACTGACTCTATTGTGATGTAAAGCTGAATTATCTTTGAGTAAATTGTATTGTACTGCTGTATGCCATTAAATTAAAACTGGCATTGTTTAAGATGATAGTAACAGTTAGAACTTATTAAACACTTGGAAGGTATCAGGTATGTTCATAAGCACTTTTTAAGCCTTGTCTATATAAATATTCACAATTACCCTCTGAGGAGATTTCCATTATTCTCCCTAATTTTCATATTAGGAAACTGACTCATTGAGAGTTTAgttaattttcccaaggtcatgcAAATGGGCTTGTGCTTCTGGAGATTATATACAGTGAATAAGGGAATAGAGGAGTTGCTGCTCAGACTTGAAGAATCCAACTCAAAGAGGTCACTGATATCTGAGGAGTAACGGCAAGAGAACTTCCCTAAAGTAGTAATGTTGTTGAGTATCATCGTGATATTTCGCTATTGTCTGTATGAAAACGTCTCAAGTTAAGAAAACATCAAAAGTGTGATACCCTTGAGAGTCTAATCATAGGGGTCCCTCTGGCACTTTAATGAGTAAAAGATAGTTTGCCCTAAATATGTGCACAGTGGAGATCCTGGGAGATAGacccaaaaagaaaagagagattcAGTCTGTTGAATAAGGAGGTTGAGAAGTGGCTGGTATTGTTGAAGGGTTACAGTGATTTCTATCCATGGTCCTGAAAAACAAGGTGTTCTAGAAAACTCAGACGTAGAAACTTTTTCTAATAAGATGTCAGAGCAGAGCAATGATAATTGCAAAGCAAGAGATATTAATAGTTTAGATATAAAGTAGGCATTTTGACACTTCCATCCATATGCTGATTAATCTAAAAAATTTTACTGAGTGACTGTGTTACAATAAGCCATTTGGTAGGCAATAATGAACAAAATGTTTCCTTTGCTTGAAAAATGCTTATAGTATGTTAATAGAGATagtcaataaaaatgaaatttcagtATATTGTGAAAATTTCTATCATATTGATAAGCATACTGCACCATTCCCAGAGGTTCATGTGATCCTGCATGATTGTAAAATATAGCAGTATAGGTCCAATTATATAGAAGGAGCATATAAAATAATGACTTGAGCTTGAGAACTTGAGCACAGGAGACCTAAGATCAGAAAGAGATgtagggataattcggcacatgtgtgtggtgatgggttgtaattagtatttgggtggtgaacatgatgtaatctatgcagaaatagaagtataatgatgtacacctgaaatttatacaatgttataaaccaatgttactgcaataaacaaaaaattaaaaaaaaaaaagaaagaaagagatgtaGGGCATGGTGAACGCCAAAgagctttgattatttaagacTAAAAAAATTTACTGTGACTGAAACCAGCCTTATGGGGAATGACTAAGTAATATCTATGAGTGAGATAATGAATTATCAACCACATATTCTATAGCTGTGGCTGAGGTTAGTGGTGTGGATAAGTAAGCACTCAATCCAAAAATGGCAGAGTCTTACCCACAGAGGACTAAATTATCATGCAGGTGTATATTACATCTGAGATTATCAATAGAAGAGTTGGACAATTCTGAATTTCTTTGgctaaagtaatttttttctactgtCCAATAGATTTAAGTTTAATTCCAAAGAAGTAATTGTCTTCTGAATGTTTAATTTTCCATGATAtgttattttagagagaaatcCCCATAAGCCAAGCCTGGCATTTTGAATGGGTTCATTTAGTACTTTTGTGAAAGAATAACTTACCTAAAtagcatttttttctgaaaatctgacatttccttgtatatttttaatttgcaaggtttctcccctcccccaggaatTGGCACAATGGCTTATTTTGGGGGCATAGCCCTGATTTGTATCATTGTTTTGATGTTTATTGGCCATATGCAAGTTATTTGTTTCCTATGAATTTCTGTCTCATTCtttaaaaagaggagaaaaacatgCCCACTTAAGGGGAGTGTTAAAATCTTAGAGGGATAGGTAAAACATTTAACATAGTTTAAAACATATAACATTCACATAAGGAAGTATTGGTTTTGTTGCGTTACTTTTCTTTGCAtaataaattaaatcaataaaattatctctttcatGGAAAGCATAAAAATGAAGTAATTGTtacttgttcctttttatttatttctacatgTTTCACCATACACTTCTCTCACGGTTACAGCTGTTTTATTTGCAGTCATGATTCTCTTTGCCCATAATATccatttaattatgtttattattaCTGGGAATCTTACTGGATTACTGCAAATGTTGTGAGCAACCTCATCTTTTATATTGATATAGCACTTGATATATGCTTTTGTAAAAGATTAATTATATTATgtacatatttacatttttatctgaTGCCTGAAATCCTGTAGGATGGAGAAGGAATATTCTACTAACCCAGCTAGCTAGCACACGCCTGCAACctagtgatttaaaaaatatttttaggattaATGACAGAATGAATTTTTACAACCATATAGGAATTAGGAAGAAATTACATCTGCAAGACTCTTATTCTGCTTATAGGAAGTTTTTAATATCCACATATCGATattgaattaagaaaaaatattgtatgCATAgtcacttattttattatttacaagATATCATCTTAGAGTATTCAACATATATTCTTgttgttggtttttctttttgttttgtgcatGGACTTAACTTGAGAAATATACCTCAGTGTTTCCTGGATGTAACATGATAAATACTTGAAATAGTTTGACATCTCCTAGAAATTTAGGTATGGTCATTGATGTAAAGTCTTTCATATACACCTGGGACAATAATAGGCATGGAGTGGTACACAGGTCAAAGGAGTAGAAAATAGACCCATGATTCATGATAAAGGTTGGGGCCCGAGGGAGCCTTGTGGGAGAGAGTTTCAGAGATCATCATAATCCTATTCCCAGCAACCCTTTTTAACTCAGGAAATAATGTGATTTTTTGTAACACACAAGGTAATGATgtagaataaaagtaaaaatgaaaactaagatGACAGTGAAAGCAGACAAAGTGTATACCATGCATGACTTTGGGGTTAAAATTAACCAACATTTATCAATTATTGTAAAATTGACCATAATTTGGCTAGGAGAAAAGGCAGGAAAACTGACTCTTTTTTTGATCAACGATAACATTATCTAGCCTATTGTCTGCTTACCCCCAACTTGTTGCATTtatcaaattaaatttttaattatgtgttattttttctccccaatagATTTTGAGATCTTAGGGCAAGAATCATCCTTTTTCATTGCTATATCCCCACTGTCATAAGTAAAGCCTGAATAACTTAATTACACATTAGACAGTCCTTTAACATTTCTAATATTTAACATGATCTTCTATTCATAAATGATCACAAATGAAAGTCAGTGTAAAAATGAAAGTAACCCTACTAGTCTGGATTTTGAGGTTAAAGAAAAGTGATTTAAATCCCAGTTTGGAAAGCTGTAGTCTCTGTGACATCGAACACTCAACCCCGATTTCATTCTATTCATTCAACTACCAATTAGGAATAATAATGCTCACTTTCTAAGAGATTTTGTAAAATTATTATTGCATATGACTCATCTaatacaaagtaaagtgtatagAATACTATCGATAGATGctatttctcttctctgctccccAAAACCCTATAGTCTGTACTAGACCCTCAGATTACAACTCAGTTCTCCAGAAAGTTAAACTCTCACCAGTTTATTATAGTTTCACAGATTTTACTTGACATGTTTTACATTGTCTgctctctattttttaatttttggaggtaTTTAGTCTACCTAAATGAAAATACCTCTTACTAAACCTTGAAGTTACCTCATAAAgttgttggcaggattaaatgagccaatacaaagaaaacaattaGAATAAGTCTGGAGTATAGTAgttgctgaaaaaaaaattattttaccttcTACCTCTCCTCCTCATCATTCTCATactcattattatcattattattaatagtacAGAGAATTTGAATATATATGAGTTTCTaatcttttataatatttaagtatatatttatattttattctcaatTCCCTGGTGACTGTGGTTGTTTGATTTCATGGAAATCAAATAGAATCAAAATTTCCTAATGACATTCATTTCTATTAGCTGGTAAGAATGAAAATTTCAGAAACCCACATCTTTCCTGACATTCTTTCCATTAAACCAAATGCCCTATGTCTCTTCAAAGATAAACTACTTCTACTGAAAATCAGAATCATTAACCTGGATTTTTCACTTCATCTGAATACATTTGAATAAAACACCtgaatttacagaaaattgtgaagcAATACTAGCTTTATCAAATTTATTGTGTTCAATGTGGGGGAAATTTTactatgaaaatggaaaaaaagataaacatataACTATAGTGAAGGAAAGAGAGTTTTGAGATAGTATGAATAAGAGAAAGCACTGACAAAACTTGATTCTTTTAATGCTACTAATATTTTCCCTTACCAGAGAAAAATATAACCTTTTTGATGGTGTCCTTAAAGGCTTGCTTTACTTGCTGGTTCCTCAAGGTATATATAAATGGATTCATCATAGGAGGAAGAGAAGTATTCAGAATAGCTACTCCTTTAGTCAACGATGCCTTTTCTTTGGCTGAAGGGTTGGCATACATGAAAATGCAGCTCCCATAAGAGATGGAAATGACAATCATGTGAGAGGAGCATGTAGAAAATGCCTTTTTTCTCTGACTGGAGGAAGGCAGTTTCAGAATTGTCCTAATGATGAACAGGTAGGATAGAATTATTAATGCCAGAGTGAAAAGCAGAATCACTATTGCAGAGTAAAACCCAATCACTTCTAGGAGCCATGTGTCTGAGCAAGATAACTGCAAGAGGGGGAAATAGTCACAAGCAAAGTGATCGATGACATTGGAGCCGCAGTAGTCTAACTGGAGGAAAAGTATAACTGGGGGGAAGATGTTTAAGAATCCTGCCAGCCAAGCACAGAAGACAAGCAATACACAGACTCTCTTGTTCATGATGGTTGTGTAATGCaggggtttgcagatggccacatagcgatcgTAGGACATGGCAGTTAGAAGATAAAATTCAGTTATACCcatgaagatgaagaaaaacaaTTGAGCTGTACAATTATTGTATGAAATAGTTTTGTCTCTGGTGATAATTGTGCTCAGAAATCTGGGAATACAGACAGTTGTAAAGGATATTTCCAATACAGCGAAGTTCCTGAGGAAGAAATACATAGGGCTCTGTAGATGGGAGTCCACTAAGGTGAGAGTGATGATGGTCAAATTTCCAGTGACACTTAATATATATGTTatcattaaaaagagaaaaatcacagtCTGAAGCTCAGGGTCATCTGACAGCCCTAGAAGAATGAATTCTGTGGGTACTGTGTGGTTTTTCATTGCCGATCCTTTTCCCAGCTTTAGAACAGAAAATGTTTTTACCCCCTATAgaacataaaaaagttaaaacGGCATTGAGATTAGAGTATAAAATTTTTTCAATATCCATGATGATGAATAATctatgaaattcaaaaacatgtGTTCCTTTCAGCAACTCTCTCCAATTTCTATTCAATCTCACATTCAAATAATGGATATTATCTAAAGTTAAATATTGATCTCTTTCCGTGGAAAATACAGGATCACAGGCCATGGATAAAAAAATCTTGAGCTAGCATTTAAACAAAAACTATTTCTTctaatgtttctttaaaattcagcatctaattattctttaaaatgtttagctccttttattaaaaatatgaaaatattctaattgattttttctttcctcaatatTATAAAAACTAGTCTGGATCATGGATAATCTAAATACAGAGTCTGAAAGCTTTTGTAGAGGTTATTGAGGTCTCTctccacattttatattttgaggCCCACATAGTTTAGGAAACTTTCACCAGTTGAAACAGTGAGGCAACATGGCCATCATCTCACTTTAGAAATGCATGCTGATCCATGGGAATATTTGGTTGGTGTTCTCTCCTAAATCACTGCCTTAAGGGTTTGGTTGATGTTATCACTCTCCCacatcatttttttcctcttctgataaaaaggaaagaaggacaaGAAATGTAAACTTCTGTTACTAAGACGAGTAATTGCTTAGAAACAATTTAGTTCATACAATGcacaattcatttttatttatttttttacaatattGCTAGAGCAAATGAACAGGTAGATGGTCAAATTAAGATGTATTGGGAAGCAGATATTCTTTCCAACAGGGAATTCTTTTTGGTAATCCTATttctataacagaatactatttaaacctagaaaaaaataaatgacaatcCAAGACTTATTTCTGTGTTCTTGCTTTAGGACTCCATTAATAGGCTTCTTGGTAGTAAACaaccatttaattttaatattgaaaGGGTTGTAAATTCACAAACACATATGCAAATAATATGGTtaaacatttgaagaaaatggaataatatgtattattttgaagAATAACAAATTTACTTACTTCCCGGTTCTTCATGATGATTTAGTCTCAAATTTTATCATCTGATATTGCTTATACATTTACATAATTTCAGAGCTGGTAAATTGAGTTAGCAATTTATTTGGTTTCTATTGTACTCTCAACACAGGTGTGGTGATTTAACATTTTCATGGGTCTCAAGGATTATAGTTCTCTTTGTTGTTAGACTAGTAATATTTGATCCACAATAGACATCATTCCtgatattgtgaaatttttggaaCATTTTGTTAGAAGCTCATTCCTGCCTTTTGTCTCTTACCCAAGCTCCATGTACAAACTCAGTCACGTCTGGTGGACTAGTCAATTACTCCTCCATTTGCCCCTTTTCATATAATAGAAAATACTTATTTATTAAAAcacttcctttatatttgtgcaaacattttaaatgaatattttataattctatggttatacatcaataaaatcTAAGTAATATTTTCCTTAGGCTTCAGAGACTGTTATATTTTCCTGCAAATGCTGCCTGGGACAACAGAAAGTAAATAATGTTCTTCTCTATGCATGCCATGTAAACGGAACTGGGCTTGTCTTATCTGTGTCTTTCTTGTTGGCTCAGGGGAATTCATTAAAGCAAACAAAGTGCCAAGGAGAGCCGTCATTAAGAGATACAGGTGAATCATTGGTGCTAGTCTTATAAATATTGATTACAAAgtataaaaaatcaaaattcatgACGTAAATGGGGCAAATATGTAATACTGACTGTGGGAGAGTTTGATTTAGAATTTGACTCTTCTGTGGTGGTTCAAGGAGTCTACATTTTTCTCCCAGAAATTCTGGACTTATTCTCAGGAGAGTTTGTATGCTTATCTCCCCTGAACTTTGGCAACCTAGAGAAGAGATCTCTACCAAACCATAATGAAATGGTAGAAGATACTGCTTTGGATTTCTATGATGACTTGATTGTCTTGTGAAATGGACAACACATTAAAGAGAGATGAGGACTTGTATCCCTGCATTGGCCCTTTGAATTTAGGGAAAACTTTCCACCTCCCATGACTAAAATCATGGTTATGTTTATTGCTTTTTGACTCCTTTCCTTCACTGTATCATTTACATtcattaaatctttttttataattgtgCGTTTGACATCTCATTGTGAGAATATTTATAAACCAACaaagtaaatatttggaaatctggCATTGGGTATTTTAACTTGTTCATGTCCACATTTTCTGCAATGAGAGATGTAAATTTTATTAGTAGAAGAATGTAATActcatatactatatatatatacatgtaatgtaaattttacattttacaatttATCCTTATTTTCTTCACAGTTATAAATATGGACATAAAGCATGCATGCATTTAATGCCAGAGGTGCAGTTTATTTATAGGATTAAAGATGAGAACATTTGAAAGtgagacagaagaaagaaaataggaaaggaCGAACAATCCACTAATGAACACATAGGACAAAACATAGACATTGAGATATAGTGAATTTATAATTGATACACATTAAAATaggcattaaaatatttatttgacatATTTCAGTAGAGATTTGCTGTCGTTAGTGGTgtcaagttgattctgactcctagcgaccctgccc
Proteins encoded:
- the LOC131415675 gene encoding olfactory receptor 6C3-like, which encodes MKNHTVPTEFILLGLSDDPELQTVIFLFLMITYILSVTGNLTIITLTLVDSHLQSPMYFFLRNFAVLEISFTTVCIPRFLSTIITRDKTISYNNCTAQLFFFIFMGITEFYLLTAMSYDRYVAICKPLHYTTIMNKRVCVLLVFCAWLAGFLNIFPPVILFLQLDYCGSNVIDHFACDYFPLLQLSCSDTWLLEVIGFYSAIVILLFTLALIILSYLFIIRTILKLPSSSQRKKAFSTCSSHMIVISISYGSCIFMYANPSAKEKASLTKGVAILNTSLPPMMNPFIYTLRNQQVKQAFKDTIKKVIFFSGKGKY